From a single Bacillus pseudomycoides DSM 12442 genomic region:
- a CDS encoding cysteine hydrolase family protein yields MLKQSALIIIDVQKAFNLPYWGERNNPFAEENMKSLLEEWRRRDLPLFHIQHVNKENIESMFHPNAETSQFKEEVQPLQGEIVIQKCVNSAFMGTNLEKQLKEKNCNSVIIVGLTTNHCVETTTRMAGNLGFSTYLVSDATATFNRKGPDGLQYCAEEIHNMTLVNLHEEFATIVTTSEILEKVRLVQL; encoded by the coding sequence ATGCTGAAACAGTCAGCACTTATTATTATTGATGTACAAAAAGCGTTTAATCTACCTTATTGGGGCGAGCGAAATAATCCTTTTGCAGAAGAGAATATGAAAAGTTTATTAGAAGAGTGGAGACGAAGAGATTTGCCGCTTTTTCATATACAACATGTAAACAAAGAAAATATAGAATCGATGTTTCATCCAAATGCAGAAACAAGTCAGTTTAAAGAGGAAGTACAGCCATTACAAGGGGAGATAGTTATTCAAAAGTGTGTGAACAGTGCATTCATGGGAACAAATTTAGAAAAGCAATTAAAAGAGAAGAACTGTAACTCGGTTATTATTGTTGGGTTAACGACGAATCACTGTGTGGAAACAACAACACGGATGGCTGGAAACTTAGGCTTTTCAACGTATTTAGTAAGTGATGCAACAGCTACATTTAATCGAAAAGGGCCGGATGGTTTACAATATTGTGCAGAAGAAATTCATAATATGACCCTCGTAAATCTTCATGAGGAATTCGCTACCATCGTTACAACATCGGAAATATTAGAGAAGGTAAGATTGGTTCAGTTGTAA
- a CDS encoding SseB family protein — MEQIPVKKIETVLVLAEEDKQKQKEFYELLLTTHFYVAGSIEADDSASEGTLRLRYFQGEGRWIVPFFTQLEFVKDVLPEETPLITIRGKELFENLDQEATAVLNVGTELSKTFIPEEVADIASGRIFNYYQ; from the coding sequence ATGGAGCAAATTCCAGTAAAGAAAATAGAAACAGTACTCGTTTTAGCAGAAGAGGATAAACAAAAACAAAAGGAATTTTATGAATTGTTGCTAACAACTCATTTTTATGTTGCTGGATCTATAGAGGCGGATGATTCTGCATCAGAAGGAACACTTCGTTTGCGTTATTTCCAAGGAGAGGGTAGATGGATCGTACCGTTCTTTACACAATTGGAATTTGTGAAAGATGTGTTGCCGGAAGAAACGCCCCTTATTACGATACGTGGGAAAGAATTATTTGAAAATCTAGATCAAGAAGCGACGGCGGTATTGAATGTTGGTACAGAGCTTAGCAAAACGTTTATTCCAGAAGAGGTTGCGGATATAGCATCTGGGCGTATATTTAATTATTATCAGTAA
- a CDS encoding S66 peptidase family protein: MIQPNVLQQGDTVMIIAPAGPPVIEHVLAGKKVLETMGLSVIIGQSVYEKYGYLAGNDAIRLQDLHESFSNPEVQAVFCARGGYGSGRLLPHIQYELIRNNPKIFWGYSDITALHIAFSQYVGLITFHGPMIEELGKGVNSLSLSSFNQLFYPYSTILPAAECITTTSTCTVSAPLVGGNLTVLVSTLGTPYEIYTANKIVLLEDIGEEPYRIDRMFNQLHLAGKLNECAGVVFTSCHDCIASKQSLSLQTILYNYLAPYNIPVLFGLPIGHIQPNVGIPLGVTATMDTERNTLSIPSGVKF, encoded by the coding sequence ATGATTCAGCCAAATGTCTTACAACAAGGTGATACGGTAATGATTATTGCTCCAGCAGGCCCTCCAGTAATAGAACACGTTCTTGCAGGAAAAAAAGTATTAGAAACAATGGGCCTATCCGTAATAATTGGTCAAAGTGTTTACGAGAAATACGGCTATCTAGCTGGAAATGATGCAATCCGCCTTCAGGATTTACATGAATCTTTTTCCAATCCTGAAGTGCAAGCCGTTTTTTGCGCAAGAGGTGGATACGGAAGTGGTCGTCTCCTTCCTCATATTCAATATGAACTCATTCGAAACAACCCGAAGATTTTTTGGGGATATAGTGATATTACTGCTTTACATATTGCCTTTTCACAATATGTAGGACTCATTACATTCCATGGACCTATGATTGAAGAATTAGGAAAAGGAGTGAATTCTCTTTCTTTATCTTCTTTCAATCAACTATTCTATCCGTATTCAACTATTTTACCAGCAGCAGAATGCATTACCACTACATCTACTTGTACAGTTTCCGCACCATTAGTTGGAGGTAATTTAACCGTTTTAGTAAGTACACTGGGTACCCCCTATGAAATCTATACAGCGAATAAAATTGTATTACTTGAAGATATTGGAGAAGAACCGTATCGTATTGATCGCATGTTCAATCAATTACATTTAGCAGGAAAATTGAATGAATGTGCAGGAGTTGTATTCACCAGCTGCCATGATTGTATAGCCTCAAAGCAGTCTCTATCATTACAAACCATATTGTATAACTATCTCGCTCCATACAATATTCCTGTGTTATTCGGCCTTCCTATCGGGCATATACAGCCAAATGTCGGAATACCACTCGGTGTTACTGCCACAATGGACACGGAAAGAAATACACTTTCTATCCCTTCAGGTGTGAAATTTTAA
- a CDS encoding NAD(P)H-dependent flavin oxidoreductase, giving the protein MFTSRVNDVLQIKYPIIQAGMAGAITTPELVAAVCNSGGLGTLGAGYMSPEQIRQSIYKIRELTDRPFAVNLLLTKEIQIEEEKVQVARNLLEPIRKELGIDEYNQSLQLPKSYKEQLHVLKEEKVPVISFAFHTLEQEEIVSLKKEGIKIIGTATNVAEAKVLAELEVDVIVGQGSEAGGHRGTFIGKEKDSMIGTFALIPQMVAAVSNIPIVAAGGIMNGQGLVAAMALGAEGIQMGTAFLTSEESITHNVHKKAVLHSTDTSTTVTRSFSGKYARGVRNTFIEQHEEKEEMLPMYPVQNVLTAKIRQEAAKQNKGEYMSLWAGQASSLARKESAQQIVERVLGEVKVTVENLQSIYTKRPLE; this is encoded by the coding sequence ATGTTTACAAGCAGAGTAAATGATGTATTACAAATAAAGTATCCAATTATTCAGGCTGGTATGGCAGGTGCAATTACGACACCAGAGCTTGTTGCGGCTGTGTGTAATAGCGGCGGCCTAGGGACGCTCGGGGCTGGTTATATGAGTCCGGAACAAATTCGTCAATCTATTTATAAAATAAGAGAGTTAACAGATAGACCGTTTGCAGTAAATTTGTTACTTACGAAAGAAATACAAATTGAGGAAGAAAAAGTACAAGTAGCAAGAAATTTATTAGAGCCGATACGAAAAGAATTAGGTATAGATGAGTATAATCAATCATTACAACTTCCGAAAAGTTATAAAGAACAATTGCACGTGTTAAAGGAAGAAAAAGTTCCGGTTATAAGCTTTGCATTTCACACGTTAGAACAAGAGGAAATTGTATCGTTGAAGAAAGAGGGCATAAAGATAATTGGAACAGCTACAAATGTGGCAGAAGCGAAGGTGCTTGCTGAATTAGAGGTAGATGTAATTGTTGGACAAGGTAGCGAGGCTGGAGGACACCGCGGGACTTTTATTGGGAAAGAAAAAGATTCTATGATCGGTACATTTGCATTAATTCCACAAATGGTAGCCGCAGTATCAAATATCCCAATTGTAGCGGCAGGAGGCATTATGAATGGACAAGGTCTTGTTGCAGCAATGGCACTAGGTGCAGAAGGCATTCAAATGGGAACAGCATTTTTAACAAGTGAAGAAAGTATTACACATAATGTACATAAAAAAGCGGTACTGCACAGTACAGATACGAGTACAACTGTAACGAGATCATTTTCTGGAAAATATGCAAGGGGGGTTCGAAATACATTTATAGAACAACATGAAGAAAAAGAAGAAATGCTCCCAATGTATCCAGTTCAAAATGTATTAACCGCTAAAATACGTCAAGAAGCTGCAAAACAAAACAAAGGGGAATATATGTCACTCTGGGCTGGACAAGCTTCTTCATTAGCAAGAAAAGAATCAGCTCAGCAAATTGTTGAACGAGTGTTGGGAGAAGTAAAGGTAACCGTAGAAAATTTACAAAGCATATATACAAAAAGACCACTTGAATAA
- the dltD gene encoding D-alanyl-lipoteichoic acid biosynthesis protein DltD: MKKATFGPMLLALALFAVFLLIPTRFLLPLVSDKKVEEAATSLKSEKIQSMILQQKMLEDPKYLPMYGSSEFARMDAFHPSNYFKVKPEGFTPFLLGRGGTQDLIHVLNFASTMDQLKDKKMVFVLSPQWFVPQGIDETHFAPNFSKQQGYHFIFNNDLKPEMKKQIAKRLLNFEIVKKETLLKTSLEGIVYDDTKHKIKAIAAKPFAYLYRNILDRKDIFTVMFDIKPHKEQLDPALKQMNWNEARKHADQTGELESKSNQYGIEDDYFNSKIKKKLKQRKDYLKNDAYDHSPEYEDLQIALDLLKQSGAKPLFISVPVKGPWYDYAGFPKERRELYYKKVHEQIKQAGYPIADFSNHEYDKYFLKDHMHLGWKGWVYIDEAIQQFYKTN; the protein is encoded by the coding sequence ATGAAAAAAGCAACTTTTGGACCGATGCTCTTAGCATTGGCCCTTTTTGCTGTATTCTTACTTATTCCAACACGCTTTCTACTTCCGCTTGTCAGTGATAAGAAAGTAGAAGAGGCGGCAACTTCTCTAAAATCAGAGAAAATACAAAGTATGATTTTACAGCAAAAAATGTTAGAAGATCCGAAATACCTTCCGATGTATGGTTCATCGGAATTTGCGAGAATGGATGCTTTTCATCCATCCAATTACTTTAAAGTAAAACCTGAAGGATTCACACCATTTCTTCTTGGTCGTGGCGGAACGCAAGACCTTATCCATGTGCTAAACTTTGCATCTACAATGGATCAATTAAAAGATAAAAAAATGGTCTTTGTTCTTTCACCACAATGGTTTGTGCCACAAGGCATTGATGAAACACACTTTGCACCTAACTTTTCAAAACAACAAGGCTACCATTTCATTTTTAACAATGATTTAAAGCCTGAAATGAAAAAACAAATTGCAAAACGTTTATTGAACTTTGAAATTGTAAAAAAAGAGACGTTATTAAAAACATCTTTAGAAGGCATTGTCTATGATGATACTAAACATAAGATAAAAGCAATTGCAGCGAAACCATTTGCTTATCTTTACCGTAATATTTTAGATCGCAAAGACATATTTACAGTGATGTTCGATATTAAACCGCATAAAGAACAACTTGATCCAGCATTGAAACAAATGAACTGGAATGAAGCACGTAAACACGCGGATCAAACTGGTGAATTAGAATCAAAATCAAATCAGTATGGTATCGAAGATGATTACTTCAATAGCAAAATTAAAAAGAAATTGAAGCAACGCAAAGATTACTTAAAAAATGACGCTTATGATCACTCTCCAGAATATGAAGATTTACAAATTGCGCTCGATTTATTAAAACAATCTGGTGCAAAACCACTCTTCATTTCTGTTCCTGTAAAAGGTCCTTGGTATGATTATGCTGGATTCCCGAAAGAACGACGCGAATTATACTATAAGAAAGTTCATGAGCAAATTAAACAAGCTGGCTATCCAATTGCTGACTTTTCAAACCATGAGTATGACAAATACTTCTTAAAAGATCATATGCACTTAGGCTGGAAAGGCTGGGTATACATCGACGAAGCGATCCAGCAATTTTATAAAACAAACTAA
- the dltC gene encoding D-alanine--poly(phosphoribitol) ligase subunit DltC: MAEFKDQVLDILEEVCENDIVKENPDVQLFEEGILDSFGTVSLLVEFQERLDIEVSISDFDRDEWATPNMIIKKLEEIR; encoded by the coding sequence ATGGCAGAATTTAAAGATCAAGTATTAGATATTTTAGAAGAAGTTTGTGAAAATGATATTGTAAAAGAAAATCCAGATGTACAATTATTTGAAGAAGGTATCCTTGATTCTTTCGGTACAGTATCTTTATTAGTAGAATTCCAAGAACGTCTAGATATCGAAGTATCTATTTCTGATTTTGATCGTGATGAGTGGGCAACACCAAACATGATTATTAAAAAGTTGGAAGAAATCCGATGA
- the dltB gene encoding D-alanyl-lipoteichoic acid biosynthesis protein DltB encodes MTAYGSFYFFAIVGILLIPTIIAGLKGKMLRKYNAVLTLVMLALIFSDKPKQAMMLAAFIIWQYILIKGYLLLRKQNNNTSMFYMAVILSILPLILAKIAPFVHELKFIVFAGMSYVTFRAVQMVFEIRDGLIKEFSFFNFWEFVLFFPAISTGPIDRYRRFQKDIQKPPSAEEYQKLLYTGINRIFQGFLYKFIIAYLLQKHFVDAVFANQDTIFSNAIYMYSYSLYLFFDFAGYSAFVIGVSYMMGIKTPENFNKPFISRNIKDFWNRWHMTLSFWFRDFIYMRFVFFATKKKLLKNRYTISYIGAFLNFFIMGVWHILGEHVYQYIIYGLYHTVLFISFDIFERKNKKHKFWPNNKFMHVLAVVITFHFVCFGFLIFSGHLNRYF; translated from the coding sequence ATGACCGCATATGGATCATTTTATTTTTTCGCTATAGTGGGCATTTTATTAATACCTACTATCATAGCTGGATTAAAAGGTAAAATGTTGCGTAAATATAATGCCGTTCTAACGTTAGTAATGCTTGCACTTATTTTCTCTGACAAACCGAAGCAAGCAATGATGTTAGCAGCATTTATCATTTGGCAATACATCCTTATTAAAGGCTATTTATTATTAAGAAAACAAAATAATAATACGTCCATGTTTTACATGGCTGTTATTTTATCGATTTTGCCACTAATTCTGGCAAAAATCGCACCATTTGTACATGAATTAAAATTCATTGTATTTGCTGGTATGTCTTATGTAACATTCAGAGCAGTACAAATGGTATTTGAGATTCGTGACGGTTTAATTAAAGAATTCTCATTCTTTAATTTCTGGGAATTTGTTCTGTTCTTCCCAGCTATCTCGACTGGACCTATTGATCGTTATCGTAGGTTCCAAAAAGATATTCAAAAGCCACCAAGTGCTGAAGAATATCAAAAGTTACTCTATACAGGTATTAATCGTATTTTCCAAGGTTTCCTGTATAAGTTTATTATCGCTTATTTATTGCAGAAGCATTTTGTTGATGCAGTATTTGCGAATCAAGATACCATTTTCTCTAATGCGATTTATATGTATAGTTACAGTTTATACCTATTCTTCGACTTCGCAGGTTATAGTGCATTCGTAATTGGTGTCAGTTATATGATGGGTATTAAAACACCAGAAAACTTTAATAAACCATTTATTAGTCGTAACATTAAAGATTTCTGGAACCGTTGGCACATGACCTTATCATTCTGGTTCCGTGATTTTATTTATATGCGCTTTGTCTTTTTCGCAACAAAGAAAAAGCTACTTAAAAATCGCTACACGATTTCATATATCGGTGCATTTTTAAACTTTTTCATTATGGGCGTTTGGCATATTCTAGGTGAACATGTTTACCAGTACATTATTTACGGCCTTTACCATACTGTTTTGTTTATTTCGTTTGATATTTTCGAACGAAAGAACAAGAAACATAAATTTTGGCCAAACAATAAATTCATGCATGTTCTTGCAGTAGTGATTACGTTCCATTTCGTATGTTTCGGTTTCCTAATCTTCTCTGGTCACCTTAACAGATACTTTTAA
- the dltA gene encoding D-alanine--poly(phosphoribitol) ligase subunit DltA — MKLLEQIEKWATETPDQTAFVWRDAKITYKQLKEDSDALAHWISSEYPDDRSPIMVYGHMQPEMIINFLGCVKAGHAYIPVDLSIPADRVLRIAESSGAKLLLSPVEVAVTDLPVRIVCEDNLKDIFFTHKGQTPNPEHAVKDDENFYIIYTSGSTGNPKGVQITYNCLVSFTKWAAKDFNLQTGQVFLNQAPFSFDLSVMDIYPSLVTGGTLWAIDKDMIARPKDLFASLEQSDIQVWTSTPSFAEMCLMEASFSESMLPNMKTFLFCGEVLPNEVARKLIERFPKAAIMNTYGPTEATVAVTAIHVTQEVVDKYKSLPVGYCKSDCRLLIMKEDGTIAPDGEKGEIVIVGPSVSVGYLGSPELTEKVFTMIDGERAYKTGDAGYVENGLLFYNGRLDFQIKLHGYRMELEEIEHHLRACSYVEGAVVVPIKKGEKYDYLLAVVVPGEHSFEKEFKLTSAIKKELNERLPNYMIPRKFMYQSSIPMTPNGKVDRKKLLSEVTA; from the coding sequence ATGAAGTTATTAGAACAAATCGAAAAGTGGGCGACAGAAACGCCTGATCAAACCGCTTTCGTTTGGCGAGATGCGAAAATTACGTACAAACAATTAAAGGAAGATTCTGATGCATTGGCGCACTGGATTTCTTCTGAGTATCCAGATGATCGTTCACCAATTATGGTTTATGGCCATATGCAACCTGAAATGATCATCAACTTTTTAGGGTGTGTGAAAGCTGGACATGCTTACATTCCTGTAGATTTATCTATTCCAGCTGATCGTGTGCTACGTATTGCTGAAAGTTCTGGTGCGAAATTACTTCTATCTCCGGTAGAAGTTGCTGTAACTGACTTACCAGTTCGCATCGTATGTGAAGACAACTTAAAAGACATTTTCTTTACTCATAAAGGGCAAACGCCAAACCCTGAGCATGCGGTAAAAGATGATGAGAACTTCTACATTATTTACACATCAGGGAGCACAGGTAACCCGAAAGGTGTGCAGATTACTTATAATTGCCTTGTTAGCTTTACAAAATGGGCTGCCAAAGATTTCAACTTACAAACAGGACAAGTATTCTTAAACCAAGCACCGTTCTCATTCGATTTATCTGTAATGGACATTTACCCATCGTTAGTAACAGGTGGTACACTTTGGGCAATCGATAAAGATATGATTGCACGTCCAAAAGACTTGTTTGCTTCTTTAGAGCAATCGGATATTCAAGTATGGACTTCCACACCATCTTTCGCAGAAATGTGTTTAATGGAAGCTTCTTTCTCTGAAAGTATGCTACCAAACATGAAAACATTCTTATTCTGCGGTGAAGTATTACCAAATGAAGTAGCTAGAAAATTAATTGAGCGCTTCCCGAAAGCAGCAATTATGAATACGTACGGTCCTACAGAAGCTACTGTTGCTGTAACAGCCATTCACGTTACACAAGAAGTTGTTGATAAATATAAATCTCTTCCTGTTGGCTACTGTAAATCAGACTGTCGCCTTCTTATTATGAAAGAAGATGGCACGATTGCACCAGATGGTGAAAAAGGTGAAATCGTAATTGTCGGTCCAAGCGTAAGCGTTGGTTATTTAGGAAGCCCTGAATTAACAGAAAAAGTATTCACAATGATTGATGGTGAGCGCGCCTACAAAACAGGTGATGCTGGCTATGTAGAAAATGGTCTTCTATTCTATAATGGTCGTCTTGATTTCCAAATTAAGCTTCATGGTTATCGAATGGAATTAGAAGAAATCGAACATCACCTTCGCGCGTGTTCTTACGTAGAAGGAGCAGTTGTTGTTCCAATTAAAAAAGGTGAAAAATACGATTATTTATTAGCGGTTGTTGTTCCTGGAGAGCATTCATTTGAAAAAGAATTCAAATTGACATCTGCAATCAAAAAAGAACTCAATGAGCGATTACCAAACTACATGATTCCACGTAAATTCATGTATCAATCTTCTATTCCAATGACACCAAATGGAAAGGTAGATCGCAAAAAATTATTGAGTGAGGTTACAGCATGA
- a CDS encoding teichoic acid D-Ala incorporation-associated protein DltX, producing the protein MERLKEIWSRPLTQWFAKTVYYLAILFALLWLYGFHDTNTSTFIYNEF; encoded by the coding sequence ATGGAAAGATTAAAAGAGATATGGTCTCGACCACTCACACAATGGTTTGCAAAGACGGTTTATTACCTTGCAATTTTATTTGCACTACTTTGGTTGTATGGATTCCATGATACAAACACAAGTACATTTATTTACAATGAATTTTAG
- a CDS encoding M20 metallopeptidase family protein, whose amino-acid sequence MERLKKVWQTYVSEENIIKWRRHFHQFPELSFHEEKTSQFIYDTLCSFSAFEVTRPTRYSVMAKKKGKKAGKVIAIRADMDALPIQEETSKPYASVISGVMHACGHDAHTAILLGTAEAIANKNEDWEGEIRLLFQHAEEVYPGGGQEMVRAGVMDNVDYIIGLHVMSGLETGKVGVVYGPMMAAPDVFTIEVKGRGGHAARPEETVDPIAVGAQIITNLQHIVSRNTGAFMQRVVSITQFHGGTADNIIPDTAYLMGTVRSFDQKLRKESEEMIEQIAKGIAEAHGAAYTYTYRYGYDPVINDTFITKIVEESAVELFGKERIVKLAPSMGGEDFSAYLRKAPGCFIKLGTGNEKIKTCYPHHHPKFDVDESALINGAELFLQATMNLLKA is encoded by the coding sequence ATGGAGCGTTTGAAAAAGGTATGGCAGACATATGTGTCAGAGGAAAATATTATAAAGTGGCGGAGACATTTTCACCAATTTCCTGAACTATCATTCCACGAGGAAAAAACTTCACAATTTATATATGATACATTATGTTCATTTTCAGCTTTCGAGGTGACAAGACCGACGCGGTATAGTGTGATGGCAAAGAAAAAAGGAAAGAAGGCAGGCAAAGTAATAGCAATTCGTGCAGATATGGATGCCCTGCCAATTCAGGAAGAAACGTCTAAACCATATGCATCAGTTATTTCAGGGGTTATGCATGCATGTGGGCATGATGCACATACCGCTATTTTATTAGGTACAGCAGAAGCGATAGCAAATAAGAATGAGGATTGGGAAGGAGAAATTCGTCTTTTATTTCAACATGCTGAAGAAGTGTATCCTGGTGGTGGACAGGAAATGGTGAGAGCTGGTGTGATGGATAATGTGGATTATATTATCGGCCTACATGTAATGTCTGGATTAGAAACGGGGAAGGTTGGAGTTGTATATGGGCCTATGATGGCTGCTCCCGATGTATTTACGATTGAAGTAAAAGGAAGAGGTGGCCATGCTGCTAGGCCGGAAGAAACAGTAGATCCGATAGCAGTTGGTGCGCAAATCATTACGAACTTACAACATATTGTATCTAGAAATACAGGCGCTTTTATGCAAAGAGTTGTTTCCATAACACAATTTCACGGGGGAACAGCAGATAATATTATTCCTGATACAGCATATTTAATGGGAACAGTCCGGTCCTTTGATCAAAAACTAAGGAAAGAATCGGAAGAGATGATTGAACAAATTGCTAAGGGGATTGCAGAGGCACATGGTGCAGCGTATACGTATACATATCGCTATGGATATGACCCGGTTATCAATGATACGTTTATTACAAAAATAGTAGAAGAAAGTGCGGTAGAGTTGTTTGGAAAGGAGAGAATTGTAAAGCTAGCTCCTTCGATGGGAGGGGAAGATTTCTCGGCATATTTAAGAAAAGCGCCAGGCTGTTTTATTAAATTAGGAACTGGAAATGAGAAAATCAAAACTTGTTATCCTCATCATCATCCAAAGTTTGATGTGGATGAATCAGCTTTAATTAATGGGGCAGAGTTATTTTTACAGGCGACAATGAATTTACTAAAAGCTTAA
- a CDS encoding flavodoxin: MNKFVMIFASMSGNTEEMADHIAGAIRETGNDIEVIDIMTTPEASILEEYDGIILGAYTWGDGELPDDFLDFYDEMEEIHLAGKKAAVFGSCDSAYPKYGAAVDILIEKLQERGAEVVMEGLKVELTPEDEDVEKCLQFGAEFVKHLS; this comes from the coding sequence TTGAATAAATTTGTAATGATTTTTGCAAGTATGAGTGGAAATACAGAGGAGATGGCTGATCATATAGCTGGAGCGATTCGTGAAACAGGCAATGATATTGAAGTGATTGATATTATGACGACGCCAGAAGCTTCTATATTAGAGGAATATGATGGGATTATTTTAGGAGCGTATACGTGGGGAGATGGTGAGCTTCCTGATGATTTCTTAGATTTTTATGACGAAATGGAAGAAATTCATTTAGCAGGTAAAAAAGCAGCAGTATTTGGATCTTGTGATTCTGCTTATCCGAAATACGGGGCAGCTGTTGATATCTTAATAGAAAAGTTACAAGAGCGCGGTGCTGAAGTTGTAATGGAAGGGCTAAAAGTAGAACTAACGCCAGAAGATGAAGATGTAGAGAAATGTCTTCAGTTTGGTGCTGAATTTGTAAAACACCTTTCTTAA
- a CDS encoding aminoglycoside phosphotransferase family protein — translation MTSYMRDIQQSLPNIPIHSYEQNDNGWDNVAIIINNEWLFRFPRKSQYAKRIPREKELCEILSQSSQEIKVPKYHILYKNELDLIPFCSYYKLIHGEPLTVQTIERLTVKERETVISQLAIFLASLHTIPIEHAVKWGFDTEKPISYWRQIQTKLHVHLACTLTLLEKKAFDCLFEDFFEHMYASDFQKTMIHADFTHHHILFDGEKRSIAGIIDFGDAQIGDPAFDFAGLYNNFGSEFTNAIYKRYCTLTPHHDLSFFKRVIQFYQYSPLLHNLVYNFETNNEQEIQKHRKHLQTILQGRN, via the coding sequence ATGACATCTTATATGCGAGATATCCAGCAATCACTACCCAATATTCCTATACACTCTTATGAACAAAACGATAATGGCTGGGATAATGTAGCCATTATCATTAACAATGAATGGCTCTTCCGTTTTCCACGTAAATCCCAGTATGCAAAACGAATACCTCGCGAAAAAGAACTATGCGAAATACTTTCTCAATCGTCACAAGAGATAAAGGTCCCAAAATACCACATCTTATATAAAAATGAATTAGATTTAATTCCATTTTGTAGTTATTATAAACTCATTCATGGGGAGCCATTAACAGTACAAACAATAGAAAGATTAACTGTAAAAGAACGTGAAACAGTTATCTCGCAGCTTGCTATCTTTCTCGCTTCTTTACATACCATCCCAATAGAACATGCTGTAAAATGGGGATTTGATACTGAGAAACCTATCTCATATTGGCGACAGATTCAAACGAAATTACACGTTCATCTTGCTTGCACACTTACATTGTTAGAAAAAAAAGCTTTTGATTGTTTATTCGAGGATTTTTTTGAACATATGTATGCATCTGATTTCCAAAAAACAATGATCCACGCTGACTTTACACATCATCACATTTTATTTGATGGGGAGAAAAGAAGCATTGCTGGTATTATCGATTTTGGTGATGCTCAAATTGGAGATCCTGCCTTTGACTTCGCTGGATTATATAACAATTTTGGTAGTGAATTTACAAATGCCATATATAAACGGTACTGTACTCTCACTCCCCATCATGATTTATCTTTCTTTAAGCGTGTCATTCAATTTTATCAGTATAGTCCATTACTCCATAACCTTGTTTATAACTTTGAAACAAATAACGAACAGGAGATACAGAAGCATCGAAAACATTTACAAACTATACTTCAGGGAAGGAATTAA